The following is a genomic window from Halopelagius inordinatus.
CGGAGGCGGCGGAGGCGGTGGAGGCGGCGGTGGAAGCAGTAGTTACGACGACGACGATGACGACGACGACGGAGACAGCGGTGCATCTGACCCCGCCGAACCGTCGTTCTCCATCGCGGAGGCGAGTCTCAACACGTCGTCACCGGAACCCGGTAGCCCGGTGACCGTGTCGGCTCTCGTCGAAAACACGGGTGACGCCTCCGGCGAGTTCGACCTGCAGGTCTACGTCGACGAAAACGCGACCGACGCGAATCAGACCGTCGAGGTCGATGCTGGCCAAGAACGCCGAGTGAATCTCTCGCTTCGGTTCGACTCGCCCGGGACGTATTCGGTCGCGGTTGCCGACACGTCCGTCGGTAACGTGACCGTCCAACAAGAGGAGACGGCCACCCCGTCGTCCACGGCGACGGAGACGCCGCAGACGACGTCGAAGCCGTCCGATGCGGAGGCACCTGCGGACACGGATAGCCCCGCCTCGACTGCGGCCGACGGCACGTCGAGCGGAGAAACCGTAGAGTCGATGCCCGGATTCGGGTTCGCTCTCGCCGCCGTCGCTATCGCTACCCTCCTTGGATGGGTCGGGCGCAGAGACAACGACTGAGGCGAGTCGAGACAGCCCTCGTAACGGTCGTTCTCCTTTGCAGCGTTTTTTTTTACTCGTCGAGGAGTTCACTCGCCGCATCTCCCCGTTCGGACGCGTCGATGTGTGAGTACGCTTCTTTCGTGACCGAGAGGCTACTGTGTCGGAGGATGTCCGACGCCAGTCCACGATCCTTCCGGAACAACGTATCGCCGAGTCCGCGGCGGGCACCGTGCAACTTCGGAGCCTCGCCGTCCACCTCGACGCCGGCGTTCTCGGCGATTCGCGCCAGTACCGTCCGGGCACCGTGAGTCGTGATCGCCGGCGGCGCAATCTCGCACTCCCGAAGAACCGACTCCACGTCGGCGTCCGCGAGCAAGTCCTCGGCATCCTCTCGTGCCTCCCGAACGGCGGCGTACTTCGAGGGGGCGTGGGCGGTCGGAAACACCGGCCACTCGTCCGTCGGCGGGTCCTGTACGCGGTACCAGCTTTCGATAGCGTCGCGCGCTTGCTCTAAGACGGAGACGTCTTCCCACGACTGCGATTTCCCCCAGACTCGGAACGTCCACGACTCTCGGTCCACCCGATTCCACGTCAGCCCCTGTCGGCCCTCGCGGTCGTCGCCGCTCACTCGGAGGACTTCTGCACCTCTGACGCCCGTGTACGCGAGGACGTGGACGAACGCTCGCTCTCGGACCGTTTCGGTCGCGTCGAGGCCCTCGTTCTCGATAGCCTCGTACGCTCGGTCGTTCGTGTATTCGACTAGCTGACGGCGGACGTCCGGGGTCCAGAACTGCTGCGTGCGGTCTTGGTCGTCGCGAGGCAAGGGTTCGCGGGCGCGGTCCGTCGTCGCCGGGTTCCGCGAGAGGACGCCGTCGCGGACGCAGAACCCGAGGAACCCACTGATGACGTTGTAGTACATCTGCGCTGTCGAAGCAGCGATGCCGTCCGCATCGACGCGTTGGTTGAGTCGGTCGGCGTACCGCCGGATGATCTGTTCGCCGTCGCGTTCGAGGTGCTCGAAGGAGTCGAGGTCGCGGCGCCGAAGCCACGTCTCGAACTGCCCGAGGACCGTCTCGGCGGTATCTCGGTACTGGGTGGAGTCGCCGCTGGAACGGAGGTATCGATCGACTGTCTCGGTGAACTCGGTCGCGTCGTCGACGCTCACCGCGGGCCTCCCGCCGCTAGATGGCCGTTTCGATGGTTGCAACCCGGTGATTTCGTGGATGACATCGGATGCGATGAGGGTACAGCGTGGGGGCCCTTGAATCTACTTACGTGTATGCACCTACACGTAAGTAGAACCCGAGAACACAAATTCTCGCTTCCCAGCCTTTCTCTCCCCGAATATCTGGCATCCAGCGCGCCACACGCGTGAATAAATCATATATAGCTATACAGAATCGCCGTGCTATAGTTGAGACTGCACCCCACATAGAGGGGTTCTGATGCGTGAATTTAGCAGAACCAATCTCCCTAGTGGATTTCGTCGACGAGTGCCGTCACAGCCTCCTCGACGAGATCATTTTGGAGTCGACCTTGCCAGAAGTCGATGTCTTCACGAACAAGCGACTGGGCGCTCCACGGAACGATTCGGCTCTCGTTTGGCATCCCACCGCGCACCCAGTCTCTTCGGGAATGTCGATCAACCCGTCATCCGTGACCTCGTCGTGAGCGTCAGTGCGATATACTGCTCGCCGTGGAACGAACGTCCCTCGCGGTTCGAGAGAATCGCCCACGGACGTGCGTCCTCTGCGCCTTCGGACGGGTCCTCACCAGAGCATCTGGTCGAGAGTACGCGAGCAGCCAACGACCGCTTCGGTGAGGAGGACATGGACAAGTGTTGGAGCACGCCATCGACGAACGAGGCGTTCACTTCCGAGTAACTCGACATCCCATGGCTGAATCCCTACACGCACGGTTCGACCCGACAGAACGTATGCTGAAACGAGCCCAGTCTGAAACGTTCGAGTTCTCACTCTTCGACGGTGACGTTCTCGTTCGCAACGGGGGCTACGCGGATCCAGAAAACCACGAATACAGAGTGCGCTTCGAGGACGGCAGTCCCGCATTCTGTGAGCATCCTGCCGAGGAAGTATATTAGGGACGATGACTGGGCGATTGCGTGAGCGATGTCGTTCTCGTGTGAGAGCGTCCGAGTCGTCCTAGAGATACTCCGCGAACGCGTTCGCGAGTTTCTCCTCGGCGCGTCGCAGGTGGTGTTCTGCCGTCCGTCGCCCGACTCCGACGATGTCGGCAATCTCGCTCGTCGTCGTCTCGCGCGGTATCTCGTAGTAGCCCCGTTCGAACGCGGTCAGAAACACGTCTCGCTGGCGGTCGGAGAGAGTCGGGAGAAACGTACCGACCGACAGCACGGGCGTCTCTGACCTGACGGTCGTCAACTCCTGTTTGGATTCGACCGTCACCTCGTGTTCCGCCGAGATACCGCTGTAGAGCGTCGAAAGGTTCGTGGGGTCGAGTGCGAGAACGCGAACCACTTTCGCTCCGTGTTCGTATCGAAGCGGCGGGAGGAGCAGACAGTCGTTGGCCGCGAGGTGGGCCTCGATATAGTCGTCTCCGTACTCTTTCAGACAGTCCTCGGTGATGACGGTCTGTTCGCCGCCGTTTTCGATCCGTTCGCGGACGCCGACTTTCGACCTCACGTGTTCTACGACGTCCGCTCGTTGCTCGCCGGTGATATGCAGCAGGTCGCAGTGGTCGTTACACCACAGTTCGATTCGGGTGTCGTTCTGCGACGTCGCTCCCGCGTACGGACTGTCGCTTTTGATCCGGAACACCGCCTTGTACATGGGGTCTCGTTCCTCCCGATTATTTAAAATCATTTCCAAAGGGAGAACCCAGCCTATCAGTCTGCCAGCCGATGGTATACGTACGCATGAAACACCAACAGGCGGACGACGACTCGGCGGATGTAGCCGACGGTCCCTCTTCGGAGTGGCTCGACTATCAGGGGTCACCAAGGGGAACGGACATCGAGTGCGAGGGGTGGAGACAGGAAGCGGCGCTTCGGATGCTCAACAACAACCTCGACCCGGAGGTTGCGGAGAACCCCGAGGACCTCGTCGTGTACGGCGGCACGGGCCGTGCGGCCAGAAGTTGGGACGCGTACGATGCGATTCTCTCGGAGCTACGAACTCTCGACGACGACGAAACGCTCCTCGTCCAGTCCGGAAAGCCCGTCGGACGGTTCAAGACGCACGAGCGGTCCCCACGGGTGCTTATCGCGAACTCCAACTTAGTCGGCGCG
Proteins encoded in this region:
- a CDS encoding tyrosine-type recombinase/integrase yields the protein MSVDDATEFTETVDRYLRSSGDSTQYRDTAETVLGQFETWLRRRDLDSFEHLERDGEQIIRRYADRLNQRVDADGIAASTAQMYYNVISGFLGFCVRDGVLSRNPATTDRAREPLPRDDQDRTQQFWTPDVRRQLVEYTNDRAYEAIENEGLDATETVRERAFVHVLAYTGVRGAEVLRVSGDDREGRQGLTWNRVDRESWTFRVWGKSQSWEDVSVLEQARDAIESWYRVQDPPTDEWPVFPTAHAPSKYAAVREAREDAEDLLADADVESVLRECEIAPPAITTHGARTVLARIAENAGVEVDGEAPKLHGARRGLGDTLFRKDRGLASDILRHSSLSVTKEAYSHIDASERGDAASELLDE
- a CDS encoding helix-turn-helix domain-containing protein gives rise to the protein MYKAVFRIKSDSPYAGATSQNDTRIELWCNDHCDLLHITGEQRADVVEHVRSKVGVRERIENGGEQTVITEDCLKEYGDDYIEAHLAANDCLLLPPLRYEHGAKVVRVLALDPTNLSTLYSGISAEHEVTVESKQELTTVRSETPVLSVGTFLPTLSDRQRDVFLTAFERGYYEIPRETTTSEIADIVGVGRRTAEHHLRRAEEKLANAFAEYL